A region from the Cystobacter ferrugineus genome encodes:
- a CDS encoding M16 family metallopeptidase — MHRWLISLLLLLLGAALPASAAEQPASPFFPYPMKVDRLPNGLTVIRVPFNSPGLVAYQTVVRVGSRNEVEPGRTGFAHFFEHMMFKGTKNFPEGEREKVIAAYGYDDNAFTSDDITVYHSYGPTAGLLKLVEIEADRFRHLEYSEPSFKTEALAVLGEYHKNAAMPWLKIEEELSRTVFTRHPYGHTTLGYYDDIKAMPQAYDYSRAFFERWYTPDNTLLVIVGDFDDAALMAAVQKHYGPWEGKSASIQLPKEPPQKQERFVHIDWPQSTQPQLLYAWRTPAARLDTSDAAVQSVLGTYLAGTTSPLYKDLVLDKQLAQDLDGNTMPHRDPYVFGISATLQEEANRAAVRSALNAAVKELVTGKVDAARVEAIKSRTRYGLLMNMETAKDVAQQLSWYAGIYGSPDALARHSQKISEVKPGDLVAFARRYLTAANRTVLSLTPKQAGGQK; from the coding sequence ATGCATCGATGGCTCATTTCCCTTCTGCTCCTCCTGTTGGGCGCGGCGCTTCCCGCCTCGGCCGCCGAGCAGCCCGCTTCCCCCTTCTTCCCCTACCCCATGAAGGTCGACCGGCTGCCCAACGGGCTCACGGTCATCCGGGTGCCCTTCAACTCGCCCGGGCTCGTCGCCTACCAGACGGTGGTGCGCGTGGGCTCGCGCAACGAGGTGGAGCCGGGCCGCACGGGCTTCGCCCACTTCTTCGAGCACATGATGTTCAAGGGCACGAAGAACTTCCCCGAGGGTGAGCGCGAGAAGGTCATCGCCGCCTACGGCTACGACGACAACGCCTTCACCTCGGACGACATCACCGTCTACCACTCGTACGGCCCCACCGCCGGGCTGCTCAAGCTGGTGGAGATCGAGGCCGACCGCTTCCGCCACCTCGAGTACTCCGAGCCCTCCTTCAAGACCGAGGCGCTCGCCGTGCTGGGCGAGTACCACAAGAACGCCGCAATGCCCTGGCTGAAGATCGAGGAGGAACTCTCGCGCACCGTCTTCACCCGTCACCCCTACGGCCACACCACGCTCGGCTACTACGACGACATCAAGGCCATGCCCCAAGCCTATGACTACAGCCGGGCCTTCTTCGAGCGCTGGTACACCCCCGACAACACCCTGCTCGTCATCGTCGGGGACTTCGATGACGCCGCGCTGATGGCCGCCGTGCAGAAGCACTACGGCCCCTGGGAGGGCAAGAGCGCCTCCATCCAACTGCCCAAGGAGCCGCCCCAGAAGCAGGAGCGCTTCGTCCACATCGACTGGCCCCAGAGCACCCAGCCCCAGCTCCTCTACGCCTGGCGCACCCCGGCGGCGCGGCTCGACACCTCCGACGCCGCCGTCCAGTCCGTCCTCGGCACCTACCTCGCGGGCACCACCAGCCCGCTCTACAAGGATCTCGTCCTGGACAAGCAGCTCGCCCAGGACCTGGATGGCAACACCATGCCCCACCGGGATCCCTACGTCTTCGGCATCTCGGCCACCCTCCAGGAGGAGGCAAACCGCGCCGCCGTCCGCTCCGCCCTCAACGCCGCGGTGAAGGAGCTCGTCACCGGCAAGGTGGACGCCGCCCGCGTCGAGGCCATCAAGAGCCGCACCCGCTACGGGCTGCTCATGAACATGGAGACCGCCAAGGACGTGGCCCAGCAGCTCTCCTGGTACGCCGGCATCTACGGCAGCCCGGACGCGCTCGCCCGCCATTCCCAGAAGATCTCCGAGGTGAAGCCCGGCGACCTCGTCGCCTTCGCCCGCCGCTACCTCACCGCCGCCAACCGCACCGTGCTCTCCCTCACTCCCAAGCAGGCCGGAGGTCAGAAGTGA
- a CDS encoding M16 family metallopeptidase produces MRPLLSRSLALGAALYLGGCATASRTAPAPEAAPPPAPPEAQAPAPAPAEPPAPTSVPARPLQQPEPARLVVQANPNSPIVSFRLVFRAGSVDDPQGKEGLGALTAQLLAEGGTQSLTSAQLLAALFPMAAELDASADKEFTVFSGRVHKDFLPRFLEIFTDVLLKPRFDPQEFERLRTRALSDLRNGLRSENDEALGKVALDALIYEGHPYAHFVGGTEKGLQAITLEDVKAHAARVYTQDRLVIGLAGPVDEQLQRTVVSRLSALPTTGAPRVELPAVPTTGGRAVVVQKPTLSTAISLGYVTPLRRGDPDFFPVAFALSYLGEHRQLGGVLFNELREKRGLNYGDYAYAEHFIEEPGTTYNRTNIARTQQDLTLWIRPVVPDNAMFATRGTLYFLDQLVAQPIPADRFERSRSFLLGYTRLWEQTDQRRLGYAIDALFHGTPDYLEQYRAALAKMTPESVHAAVRRHVRPEALNFAFVTQNAEGLVKQLKEQAPSPITYASPKSPELLEQDKAIGARPLPIRPDAIQVVPADAFMEK; encoded by the coding sequence ATGCGTCCGCTCCTCTCCCGCTCCCTCGCCCTCGGCGCAGCGCTGTACCTCGGCGGCTGCGCCACCGCGTCCCGCACCGCCCCCGCTCCCGAAGCGGCTCCGCCTCCCGCGCCGCCCGAGGCCCAGGCCCCCGCTCCCGCTCCCGCCGAGCCCCCCGCGCCCACGTCCGTCCCCGCCCGGCCCCTGCAACAGCCGGAGCCCGCGCGGCTCGTCGTCCAGGCGAACCCGAACAGCCCCATCGTCAGCTTCCGGCTCGTCTTCCGCGCGGGCTCGGTGGATGACCCCCAGGGCAAGGAAGGTCTCGGCGCCCTCACCGCGCAGCTCCTGGCCGAGGGAGGCACGCAGAGCCTCACCTCCGCTCAGCTCCTCGCGGCCCTCTTCCCCATGGCGGCCGAGCTGGACGCCTCCGCCGACAAGGAGTTCACGGTCTTCTCCGGCCGCGTCCACAAGGACTTCCTGCCGCGCTTCCTCGAGATCTTCACCGATGTGCTGCTCAAGCCCCGCTTCGATCCCCAGGAGTTCGAGCGGCTGCGCACCCGCGCCCTCAGCGATCTGCGCAACGGGCTGCGCAGCGAGAACGACGAGGCGCTGGGCAAGGTGGCGCTCGACGCGCTCATCTACGAGGGCCACCCCTACGCGCACTTCGTGGGCGGCACCGAGAAGGGCCTCCAGGCCATCACCCTCGAGGACGTGAAGGCCCACGCCGCACGCGTCTACACCCAGGATCGACTCGTCATCGGCCTGGCGGGCCCGGTGGATGAGCAGCTCCAGCGCACCGTCGTCTCGCGGCTGTCCGCGCTCCCCACCACCGGCGCGCCGCGTGTGGAACTGCCCGCCGTGCCCACCACGGGTGGCCGCGCCGTCGTCGTGCAGAAGCCCACCCTCTCCACGGCCATCTCCCTGGGCTACGTCACCCCGCTGCGCCGGGGGGATCCGGACTTCTTCCCCGTGGCCTTCGCCCTGTCGTACCTCGGAGAGCACCGCCAGCTCGGCGGCGTCCTCTTCAACGAGCTGCGCGAGAAGCGGGGCCTCAACTACGGCGACTACGCCTACGCCGAGCACTTCATCGAGGAGCCCGGCACCACGTACAACCGCACCAACATCGCGCGCACCCAGCAGGATCTCACCTTGTGGATCCGCCCCGTGGTGCCCGACAACGCGATGTTCGCCACCCGGGGCACGCTCTACTTCCTCGATCAGCTGGTGGCCCAGCCCATCCCCGCGGACCGTTTCGAGCGCAGCCGGAGCTTCCTCCTGGGCTACACGCGTCTGTGGGAGCAGACGGATCAACGCCGGTTGGGCTACGCCATCGACGCGCTCTTCCACGGCACGCCGGACTACCTGGAGCAGTACCGCGCCGCGCTCGCGAAGATGACGCCCGAGTCCGTGCACGCCGCCGTGCGCCGCCACGTGCGTCCCGAGGCCCTCAACTTCGCCTTCGTCACCCAGAACGCCGAGGGACTGGTGAAGCAGTTGAAGGAGCAGGCCCCCTCGCCCATCACCTACGCCTCGCCCAAGAGCCCCGAGCTGCTGGAGCAGGACAAGGCCATTGGCGCGCGGCCCCTGCCCATCCGCCCCGACGCCATCCAGGTCGTCCCCGCGGACGCCTTCATGGAAAAATAA